The Sphingomonas sp. genome contains a region encoding:
- a CDS encoding TonB-dependent receptor domain-containing protein, with product MSRFRKPGRTGLNLAASSLALIVASPLVAQAQQGNADGAAPQADAAPDTGNDIVVTGSRIRRPDYETASPIVSFGAQTLQQAGTTNVTDFLQGIPALVGSQTSRDNSGDRAGIGATGLNLVDLRNLGTNRTLVLVDGRRHVSSLPGTQSVDINTIPTDLIERIDILTGGASAIYGADGVTGVVNFLIKKDFQGVTARAQANVSKYGDAGQRLFSLTAGQNFAGGRGNVAVAYEYNETDRLRTVDRGALIGTTRTGFYRNPDYVAGQSGSYNYIPQSGVRYGQTSRYGAVDVDFDGLPDFVGTGRVYNRGIDIPGGYTRNSDDTLVSDYGNDLLPSSKRHVVNAFAHFDVSDKLTLFAEGKYANTKSYSLGQPTFDYYLFVPQDNPYIPAPIAAAIDPANGGVLVTRDNFDLGQRGENIKRETYRSVIGAKGDLSPSLHYEISYVFGQTNITNRFVNDIYSDRFFAALDAVRNPANGQITCRVNLDPTWTPDQPYSSGRTVLSPTTFKPGECQPINLFGENVTSQAGLDFIRANTTERSRLRQNVVSGSISGDLRDLFTLPGGAIGYALGAEYRKESSRFTPDLLEQQGLTFSNKLLPTRGSYDVKEVFGEIDVPLLKDRPFFQTLDVAGALRFSDYSSIGHTTTWKADATWAPIRDVRFRGTISKAVRAPNIGELYDAASQTFAFFDDPCIVANRTLGKSTRAANCQAILSAAGLNAAQIASYDDPRNFNISGTSGGNPNLAPEEARTWTAGVVLQPSFLRGFQLSLDWYNINIKNAINTVDPQQLAELCVDQATINNPFCATIQRQQGTGLINGFTVSPQNVANFKTAGLDANLNYSFSIDKVGAFNIHVVASYLDRLTFVGTPGAEATDNLRQAYMPRLQAFTNLTYSTGKFSFNYSLSWWDKTYRYPKDRLTGNPNYVAPEYAFFKERWMHNIYASVDVDKRFQLYGGVTNLFDQKPDLGALLYPTDWTGRSGFVGARVKF from the coding sequence ATGTCACGATTCCGCAAGCCTGGTCGCACCGGCCTTAATCTCGCTGCGTCCAGCCTGGCGCTGATCGTCGCGTCGCCGCTGGTTGCGCAGGCGCAGCAGGGCAACGCCGACGGCGCAGCCCCCCAGGCGGATGCCGCACCGGACACCGGCAACGACATCGTCGTCACCGGTTCGCGGATTCGTCGTCCCGATTACGAGACCGCCAGCCCGATCGTGTCCTTCGGCGCGCAGACGCTGCAGCAGGCCGGCACGACCAACGTCACCGACTTCCTGCAGGGCATCCCGGCGCTGGTCGGGTCGCAGACGTCGCGCGACAATTCGGGGGATCGCGCAGGCATCGGCGCTACCGGGCTCAACCTCGTCGACCTGCGGAATCTCGGCACCAACCGCACGCTGGTGCTCGTCGACGGTCGGCGGCATGTCTCGAGCCTGCCGGGCACCCAGTCGGTCGACATCAACACCATCCCGACCGACCTGATCGAGCGGATCGACATCCTGACCGGCGGCGCCTCGGCCATCTATGGTGCCGATGGCGTGACGGGCGTGGTCAACTTCCTGATCAAGAAGGACTTCCAGGGCGTCACTGCGCGCGCGCAGGCCAATGTGAGCAAATATGGCGATGCCGGTCAGCGGCTGTTCTCGCTCACCGCCGGGCAGAATTTCGCCGGCGGCCGCGGTAATGTCGCGGTGGCGTATGAATATAACGAGACCGATCGCCTGCGCACCGTCGATCGCGGTGCGCTGATCGGCACCACCCGCACCGGCTTCTATCGCAACCCCGATTATGTCGCCGGCCAGTCGGGATCCTACAACTACATCCCGCAGAGCGGCGTCCGCTACGGCCAGACCTCGCGCTACGGCGCGGTAGACGTAGACTTCGACGGGCTGCCCGATTTCGTCGGCACCGGCCGCGTCTACAATCGCGGGATCGACATCCCCGGCGGCTATACCCGCAACAGCGATGACACGCTGGTCTCTGATTATGGCAACGACCTGCTGCCGAGCAGCAAGCGCCATGTGGTCAACGCGTTCGCCCATTTCGACGTCTCGGACAAGCTGACGCTGTTCGCCGAGGGCAAGTATGCGAACACCAAGTCCTACTCGCTGGGGCAGCCGACGTTCGACTATTATCTGTTCGTGCCGCAGGACAATCCGTACATCCCGGCGCCGATCGCTGCCGCGATCGATCCGGCGAATGGCGGCGTGCTGGTGACCCGCGACAATTTCGACCTGGGGCAGCGCGGCGAGAACATCAAGCGCGAGACCTATCGTAGCGTCATCGGCGCAAAGGGCGACCTAAGCCCGAGCCTGCACTATGAAATCTCCTACGTGTTCGGCCAGACGAACATCACCAACCGCTTCGTCAACGACATCTACAGCGACCGTTTCTTCGCGGCGCTGGATGCGGTGCGCAACCCGGCCAACGGCCAGATCACCTGCCGGGTCAACCTGGATCCAACCTGGACGCCGGACCAGCCCTATTCCAGCGGCCGCACGGTGCTGTCGCCGACCACCTTCAAGCCGGGCGAGTGCCAGCCGATCAACCTGTTCGGTGAGAATGTGACCAGCCAGGCCGGGCTGGATTTCATTCGCGCGAACACCACCGAGCGTTCGCGGCTCCGGCAGAACGTCGTGTCGGGGTCGATCAGCGGCGATCTGCGCGACCTGTTCACGCTGCCCGGCGGCGCGATCGGCTATGCGCTGGGTGCCGAATATCGCAAGGAGAGCTCGCGCTTCACCCCCGACCTGCTCGAGCAGCAAGGCCTGACCTTCTCGAACAAGCTGTTGCCGACGCGCGGCAGCTATGACGTGAAGGAAGTGTTCGGCGAAATCGACGTGCCGCTGCTGAAGGACCGTCCCTTCTTCCAGACCCTGGACGTGGCCGGGGCGCTGCGCTTCTCGGACTATTCGTCGATCGGCCATACCACGACCTGGAAGGCGGACGCGACCTGGGCGCCGATCCGCGACGTGCGCTTCCGCGGCACGATCTCCAAGGCGGTTCGCGCGCCCAACATCGGCGAGCTGTACGATGCGGCGTCGCAGACCTTCGCCTTCTTCGACGATCCCTGCATCGTCGCCAACCGCACGCTCGGCAAGTCGACCCGCGCCGCGAACTGCCAGGCGATCCTGTCAGCCGCGGGACTGAACGCGGCACAGATCGCCAGCTATGACGATCCCCGCAACTTCAACATCTCGGGCACCAGCGGGGGCAACCCCAATCTGGCGCCAGAAGAGGCGCGGACCTGGACCGCGGGCGTCGTGCTGCAGCCGAGCTTCCTGCGCGGCTTCCAGCTCTCGCTCGACTGGTACAATATCAACATCAAGAACGCGATCAACACGGTCGATCCGCAGCAGCTGGCCGAGCTGTGCGTCGATCAGGCGACGATCAACAACCCCTTCTGCGCCACCATCCAGCGCCAGCAGGGCACGGGCCTGATCAACGGCTTCACCGTCTCGCCGCAGAACGTCGCCAATTTCAAGACCGCGGGGCTGGACGCGAACCTCAACTACAGCTTCTCGATCGACAAGGTGGGCGCGTTCAACATCCACGTCGTGGCCAGCTATCTGGACCGGCTGACCTTTGTCGGCACGCCGGGCGCGGAGGCGACGGACAATCTGCGGCAGGCCTATATGCCGCGGCTGCAGGCGTTCACCAATCTCACCTATTCGACCGGCAAGTTCTCGTTCAACTACAGCCTGTCGTGGTGGGACAAGACCTATCGCTATCCGAAGGATCGCCTGACCGGCAATCCCAACTATGTCGCGCCCGAATATGCCTTCTTCAAGGAGCGGTGGATGCACAACATCTACGCCAGCGTCGACGTCGACAAGCGCTTCCAGCTCTATGGCGGCGTGACCAACCTGTTCGACCAGAAGCCGGACCTGGGCGCGCTCCTGTACCCGACCGACTGGACCGGTCGCTCGGGCTTCGTTGGGGCGCGCGTCAAGTTCTGA
- the rplA gene encoding 50S ribosomal protein L1, which produces MAKLTKKQKSWSVDPIKLHGVDEAIALVKQYATAKFDESIEVALNLGVDPRHADQMVRGVVTLPAGTGKTVRVGVFARGAKAEEALAAGADVVGAEDLMEAIQGGKIDFDRCIATPDMMGLVGRLGKVLGPKGLMPNPKLGTVTMNVAEAVKAAKGGQVEYRVEKAGIIHSGIGKVSFSNEDLRRNFDALVDAVVKAKPAGAKGKYLQKVALSSSMGPGVKVDTTEVAAA; this is translated from the coding sequence ATGGCAAAGCTGACCAAGAAGCAGAAGAGCTGGAGCGTCGACCCCATCAAGCTGCACGGCGTCGATGAAGCGATCGCGCTGGTGAAGCAGTATGCGACCGCCAAGTTCGACGAGTCGATCGAAGTCGCGCTGAACCTCGGCGTCGATCCGCGCCACGCCGACCAGATGGTCCGCGGCGTCGTCACGCTCCCGGCCGGCACCGGCAAGACCGTTCGCGTGGGCGTGTTCGCCCGCGGCGCCAAGGCTGAGGAAGCCCTGGCTGCCGGCGCAGACGTCGTCGGTGCGGAAGACCTGATGGAAGCCATCCAGGGCGGCAAGATCGATTTCGATCGCTGCATCGCCACCCCGGACATGATGGGCCTGGTCGGCCGTCTCGGTAAGGTGCTGGGTCCGAAGGGCCTGATGCCGAACCCGAAGCTCGGCACCGTGACCATGAACGTCGCTGAGGCCGTGAAGGCCGCCAAGGGCGGTCAGGTGGAATACCGCGTCGAAAAGGCCGGCATCATCCACTCGGGCATCGGCAAGGTGAGCTTCTCGAACGAAGACCTGCGCCGCAACTTCGACGCCCTCGTCGACGCGGTCGTCAAGGCCAAGCCGGCGGGCGCCAAGGGCAAGTACCTCCAGAAGGTCGCCCTGTCCTCGTCGATGGGCCCGGGCGTGAAGGTCGACACGACCGAAGTCGCCGCCGCCTGA
- the rplK gene encoding 50S ribosomal protein L11, producing the protein MAKKITGYIKLQVAAGAANPSPPIGPALGQRGVNIMEFCKAFNAATGDVEKGTPLPTVITVYADRSFSFETKTPPATYLLKKAINLKSGSKEPGKAVAGKIKRSQLSEIAQVKMKDLNANDIEAATKIIEGSARAMGLEVVEG; encoded by the coding sequence ATGGCTAAGAAGATTACCGGCTATATCAAGCTGCAGGTGGCTGCCGGCGCCGCAAACCCCTCGCCGCCGATCGGCCCTGCTTTGGGTCAGCGCGGCGTGAACATCATGGAATTCTGCAAGGCGTTCAACGCCGCGACCGGCGACGTGGAAAAGGGCACCCCGCTCCCCACCGTCATCACCGTCTATGCAGACCGTAGCTTCTCGTTCGAGACCAAGACGCCCCCGGCGACCTATCTCCTGAAGAAGGCGATCAACCTGAAGTCGGGCTCGAAGGAGCCGGGCAAGGCTGTCGCGGGCAAGATCAAGCGTTCGCAGCTGTCGGAAATCGCCCAGGTCAAGATGAAGGACCTGAACGCGAACGACATCGAAGCCGCGACGAAGATCATCGAAGGTTCGGCCCGCGCGATGGGCCTCGAAGTGGTGGAGGGCTGA
- a CDS encoding YiiG family protein — MFRKLLCATALPACMLALSACGTKGGDNASAPTSAADQSEMQKYNAYVEAANTANTSFAEIGATYQRDIKPKLDSGKNLDTLFFPSDPGIDRIKEQLDKALALSPAMPAIDGAARSYSAALAKIAPLYRDMENYVDAKRYMGDKGAHGREVQPALLAALGEVATAQAAYAKAIDAADRARVKAAFEATEKGTLDHYRKGSVYYLKESMDHAAGVIDGKGLGDQKAAFAASLDQFNTMAVQFDTKVREKDKTACASFMLHANAYLAAGRDILQRTDDGTYAKDRNGSSFQMIKPKAVQDAETLLQAYNNVINDLNVHHC, encoded by the coding sequence GTGTTCAGGAAATTGCTCTGCGCCACGGCGCTCCCGGCCTGCATGCTCGCGCTCTCGGCGTGCGGGACCAAGGGCGGCGACAATGCCAGCGCGCCCACGTCGGCCGCCGACCAGAGCGAGATGCAGAAATACAATGCCTATGTCGAAGCCGCCAACACGGCCAACACCTCCTTCGCAGAGATCGGCGCCACCTATCAGCGCGACATCAAGCCGAAGCTCGATAGCGGCAAAAATCTGGACACCCTCTTCTTCCCCTCCGATCCCGGCATCGACCGGATCAAGGAGCAGCTGGACAAGGCACTCGCGCTGAGCCCCGCCATGCCGGCAATCGACGGGGCCGCCCGCAGCTACAGCGCGGCGCTCGCCAAGATCGCCCCGCTCTACCGCGACATGGAAAACTATGTCGATGCCAAGCGCTATATGGGCGACAAGGGCGCGCATGGCCGCGAGGTCCAGCCCGCGCTGCTCGCCGCGCTGGGCGAGGTCGCCACGGCCCAGGCCGCCTATGCCAAGGCGATCGACGCCGCCGACCGTGCTCGCGTCAAGGCCGCGTTCGAGGCGACCGAGAAGGGCACGCTCGACCATTACCGCAAGGGCTCGGTCTATTATCTCAAGGAAAGCATGGACCATGCCGCGGGCGTGATCGACGGCAAGGGGCTGGGCGACCAGAAGGCGGCCTTCGCGGCATCGCTCGACCAGTTCAACACCATGGCCGTGCAGTTCGACACCAAGGTCCGCGAGAAGGACAAGACCGCCTGCGCGAGCTTCATGCTGCATGCCAATGCCTATCTCGCCGCAGGGCGCGACATCCTCCAGCGCACCGACGACGGCACCTATGCCAAGGATCGCAACGGTTCGTCGTTCCAGATGATCAAGCCCAAGGCGGTGCAGGATGCCGAAACGCTGCTGCAGGCCTATAACAACGTCATCAACGACCTCAACGTCCACCACTGCTGA
- a CDS encoding antibiotic biosynthesis monooxygenase, whose protein sequence is MMTWLSAAIGAAALAFGAAPAETPETAPPMVRIAEIEIDPGQLEACKAILAEEQEASVRLEPGVLMLHSVALADDPTKIRLLEVYASRAAYEAHIKAPHFLKYKTSTEKMVRSLRLLETKPILLCAKSEGRKGGDVLCM, encoded by the coding sequence ATGATGACGTGGCTTTCGGCAGCAATCGGCGCCGCGGCGCTGGCCTTTGGGGCTGCGCCTGCGGAAACGCCCGAGACCGCGCCGCCGATGGTTCGGATTGCCGAGATCGAGATCGATCCCGGACAATTGGAGGCGTGCAAGGCGATCCTGGCGGAAGAGCAGGAAGCGTCGGTACGCCTGGAACCCGGGGTGCTGATGCTGCATTCCGTCGCGCTCGCCGACGACCCGACCAAAATCCGGCTGCTCGAAGTCTATGCGAGCAGGGCGGCATATGAGGCGCACATCAAGGCGCCGCATTTCCTCAAATACAAGACGTCCACCGAAAAGATGGTACGATCGCTGCGCCTCCTCGAGACCAAGCCGATCCTGCTCTGCGCCAAATCCGAAGGGCGAAAGGGCGGCGACGTTCTTTGCATGTGA
- a CDS encoding AI-2E family transporter yields the protein MQHTTKAQTRARVVLAAVIAAAALWIGMAFVPAILWAGVLAIGVEPVRVWLSARMPGRPALVAALLTLAILLVVLIPLSIAISQALVEAQSVAAWISDARAHGVPLPDWVARLPWGREQVTAWWNLHLVTPEAAAAEFGRLDQSLWRSHSQAFTHSLIRRVVVFGFTLVVLFFLLRDRDTIVRQLDRGATRAFGDAGDRLGRQIFAAVRGAVDGMVLLGLAQGILMAILFAIGGVPHPILLGLFSGFASIIPFGLGVVLALALLLLLAKGAVMAAIVVGAIGYALNFVIDHFLRPSLIGGTTRLPFVWVLIGILGGVETIGLLGLFVGPAVMAALVLLWREWVAEGDIGGAEAGHTAELRP from the coding sequence ATGCAGCACACGACCAAAGCCCAAACCCGAGCGCGCGTGGTGCTTGCCGCCGTCATCGCTGCCGCTGCGCTCTGGATCGGGATGGCCTTCGTGCCCGCGATCCTGTGGGCCGGCGTGCTTGCGATCGGGGTCGAGCCGGTGCGGGTCTGGCTGAGCGCGCGGATGCCGGGCCGTCCGGCATTGGTCGCCGCGCTGCTCACCCTCGCCATCCTGCTGGTGGTGTTGATCCCGCTGTCGATCGCGATCAGCCAGGCATTGGTCGAGGCGCAGTCGGTCGCCGCCTGGATCTCCGATGCCCGTGCACACGGCGTGCCGCTGCCCGACTGGGTTGCCCGCCTGCCCTGGGGCCGCGAGCAGGTGACCGCCTGGTGGAACCTCCATTTGGTCACGCCCGAAGCCGCCGCCGCCGAGTTCGGCCGGCTCGACCAGTCGCTGTGGCGCAGCCATTCGCAGGCCTTCACTCACAGCCTGATCCGCCGCGTGGTGGTGTTCGGGTTCACCCTGGTCGTGCTGTTCTTCCTGCTGCGCGACCGCGACACCATCGTCCGCCAGCTCGATCGCGGCGCGACCCGCGCCTTTGGTGACGCGGGCGACCGGCTGGGGCGACAGATCTTCGCGGCTGTGCGCGGCGCGGTCGACGGCATGGTGCTGCTGGGGCTCGCCCAGGGCATCCTGATGGCGATCCTGTTCGCGATCGGCGGGGTGCCGCATCCGATCCTGCTCGGCCTGTTCTCCGGCTTCGCCTCGATCATCCCGTTCGGGCTTGGTGTCGTCCTGGCGCTGGCGCTGCTGCTGCTGCTCGCCAAGGGGGCGGTGATGGCGGCGATCGTGGTCGGCGCGATCGGCTATGCGCTCAACTTCGTGATCGACCATTTCCTGCGCCCGAGCCTGATCGGCGGCACCACCCGCCTCCCCTTCGTCTGGGTGCTGATCGGCATTCTGGGCGGCGTGGAGACGATCGGGCTGCTCGGCCTGTTCGTCGGCCCCGCAGTGATGGCGGCGCTGGTGCTGCTGTGGCGCGAATGGGTGGCCGAGGGCGATATCGGCGGCGCCGAGGCCGGGCACACGGCGGAACTGCGGCCGTGA
- a CDS encoding general stress protein, whose product MSRTITRLFDDYSDAKAAVNELERLGVPHGDLSIIANNTHGDHDVSDVNAHGDVSRGASTGAALGGVGGLLAGLGLLAIPGLGPIVAAGWLASTAAGAAIGGVGGAATGSIVGALKNAGESEEDANVYSEGVRRGGTLVSARVENSLVPEAETVLNRRGVDAGTRGAAYRQSGWTAFDDKAPAYTRDEIERERSTFRESTAL is encoded by the coding sequence ATGAGCCGGACCATTACCCGTCTGTTCGACGATTATTCGGACGCCAAGGCCGCAGTGAACGAACTCGAGCGGCTGGGCGTGCCGCATGGCGATCTCAGCATCATCGCCAACAACACGCATGGCGATCATGACGTGAGCGACGTCAACGCGCATGGTGATGTCAGCCGCGGTGCCTCGACCGGCGCGGCGCTGGGCGGCGTGGGCGGCCTGCTCGCGGGCCTTGGGCTGCTGGCGATCCCTGGCCTTGGCCCGATCGTGGCGGCGGGCTGGCTCGCCTCGACCGCGGCGGGTGCGGCGATCGGCGGTGTCGGCGGCGCTGCCACCGGCAGCATCGTCGGTGCGCTGAAGAATGCCGGCGAGAGCGAGGAAGACGCGAATGTCTATTCCGAGGGCGTCCGTCGCGGCGGCACGCTGGTGAGCGCACGCGTCGAGAATTCGCTGGTGCCGGAAGCCGAGACGGTGCTCAACCGTCGCGGCGTCGATGCCGGCACACGCGGCGCGGCCTATCGCCAGTCGGGCTGGACCGCCTTTGACGACAAGGCGCCGGCCTATACGCGCGACGAGATCGAGCGCGAACGCAGCACCTTTCGCGAGTCGACTGCACTCTGA
- a CDS encoding PEPxxWA-CTERM sorting domain-containing protein — MRNVVRTWLSTLLLLLVPAVSHAQDWSSCTANSACIFQNISVKSGEGWNFDGTIPDDGRRWILRAFVTPGYTAAVQGPNQVDHFDVYRDGMGGFYYDFSIARYDFTGPSYVSGLSTAQWDVYDYYFQPGVRPFDNCATPGPADSKCGAFTNWFWNAGGLTVSGPQGVAQVQLGLLAVPEPASWAMLIIGFGLIGGVARRRAPLHAMA; from the coding sequence ATGCGCAATGTTGTTCGAACATGGCTATCTACGCTGTTACTGCTGCTCGTGCCAGCTGTCAGCCACGCGCAAGACTGGTCAAGCTGCACGGCAAACAGCGCCTGCATCTTCCAGAACATATCGGTTAAATCCGGCGAAGGCTGGAATTTTGACGGCACGATTCCAGATGATGGCCGTCGCTGGATCCTGCGGGCGTTTGTCACGCCAGGGTACACCGCCGCCGTCCAGGGCCCGAACCAAGTCGATCACTTCGACGTGTACCGCGACGGCATGGGCGGATTCTATTATGATTTCAGCATCGCCCGGTACGACTTCACCGGGCCGAGCTATGTTAGCGGCCTCTCGACCGCGCAATGGGACGTGTACGACTATTACTTCCAGCCAGGCGTCCGTCCCTTCGACAATTGCGCCACGCCAGGGCCGGCGGACAGCAAATGCGGTGCGTTCACCAACTGGTTCTGGAATGCCGGCGGCCTGACCGTTTCCGGGCCCCAGGGCGTTGCCCAGGTCCAATTGGGGCTTCTCGCCGTGCCCGAACCGGCATCCTGGGCGATGCTGATCATCGGCTTCGGCTTGATCGGCGGGGTTGCTCGGCGCCGCGCGCCCCTGCACGCGATGGCGTGA
- a CDS encoding entericidin A/B family lipoprotein: MIRKTLPLVAALGLLTLGACNTVNGVGKDVRSAGSAVSDASGQNHKK, encoded by the coding sequence ATGATCCGCAAGACTCTCCCCCTCGTCGCCGCGCTCGGTCTGCTGACGCTCGGCGCCTGCAACACCGTCAACGGCGTCGGCAAGGACGTCCGCTCGGCCGGCAGCGCGGTCTCGGACGCCTCGGGCCAGAACCACAAGAAGTAA
- a CDS encoding CsbD family protein yields the protein MDTHRIAGAVKEVVGGAEEGLGKVAGNRETEARGAARKVEGGLERRFGETLDQVRGAVRDHPILALAAAGSVALLVGAALIGRRD from the coding sequence ATGGATACCCATCGTATTGCAGGTGCCGTGAAGGAAGTCGTCGGCGGTGCCGAGGAAGGTCTCGGCAAGGTCGCCGGGAATCGCGAGACCGAGGCACGCGGCGCGGCGCGGAAGGTCGAGGGCGGGCTTGAGCGCCGCTTCGGCGAGACGCTCGACCAGGTGCGCGGCGCGGTGCGCGATCACCCGATCCTCGCCTTGGCGGCCGCCGGCTCGGTGGCGCTGCTCGTCGGTGCCGCGCTGATCGGCCGCCGCGACTGA
- a CDS encoding CsbD family protein, translating into MNEHRIQGEAHALKGSIKEAIGKITGDRRIEAEGAAEKLAGKAQAGAGEIAGTVKNKVAGK; encoded by the coding sequence ATGAACGAACATCGTATCCAGGGTGAAGCCCATGCGCTGAAGGGCTCGATCAAGGAGGCGATCGGCAAGATCACCGGCGATCGCCGGATCGAGGCCGAGGGCGCCGCCGAGAAGCTGGCGGGCAAGGCCCAGGCCGGCGCCGGTGAGATCGCGGGCACGGTCAAGAACAAGGTGGCGGGCAAGTGA
- a CDS encoding PAS domain S-box protein, translating to MSIDHPSIDLPQLRHIISSLREGVILVDTDQKIRWANDAALRMHGVETVAALGTDVDAYRQRFQLRYRNNHRLDRGDYPLDRVLAGESFDEVVVEVVPAGDEDARWVHEVRSLVIGDAEGRPDLLVLVLQDVSQRFEAEQRFERTFNVNPAPAVILRLSDQRYVKVNQGFLDLTGYQRDEVLGRSLYDIDVLKDAADLETAKERIRDGRTVPQMQADLDLPDGGRKLVIVAGQPVELDDEPCMLFSFADLEPRRQAENELRHSEERFVTTFRLAPVAMAITTRDDLALCDTNDAFHQLSGWSSDEAMGQRMAALRLFEDGGFLKHACQELEERRDFRSVDARVRTKEGAITDCLISAAAIPLRRDTCILWVVQDIHARRHNELELIGAIEAVMQDTNWFSRSVVEKLANLRNPHGSTRPVETSELTRREKEVLSLLCEGGDDATIAREMGVSRNTLRNHVARVYAKIGVNRRAQAILWARERGYPLQRPIK from the coding sequence ATGAGCATCGACCATCCTTCCATCGACCTTCCCCAGCTCCGTCATATCATCTCCAGCCTGCGCGAAGGCGTGATCCTGGTCGATACCGACCAGAAGATCCGCTGGGCGAACGACGCGGCGCTCCGGATGCACGGGGTGGAGACGGTCGCCGCGCTCGGGACCGACGTCGATGCCTATCGCCAGCGCTTCCAGCTGCGCTACCGCAACAACCACCGCCTCGATCGCGGCGACTATCCGCTCGACCGCGTGCTGGCGGGCGAAAGCTTCGACGAGGTGGTGGTGGAGGTCGTCCCCGCCGGCGACGAGGATGCCCGCTGGGTCCATGAGGTCCGCAGCCTGGTGATCGGTGATGCCGAGGGGCGCCCCGACCTGCTCGTCCTCGTCCTGCAGGACGTGTCGCAGCGTTTCGAGGCCGAGCAGCGCTTCGAGCGTACCTTCAACGTCAATCCCGCCCCCGCGGTGATCCTGCGCCTGTCCGACCAGCGCTATGTGAAGGTCAATCAGGGCTTTCTGGATCTCACCGGGTACCAGCGCGACGAGGTGCTGGGCCGCTCGCTCTACGACATCGACGTGCTGAAGGACGCCGCCGATCTCGAAACCGCCAAGGAACGCATCCGCGACGGCCGCACCGTGCCGCAGATGCAGGCCGATCTCGACCTGCCCGATGGCGGGCGCAAGCTGGTGATCGTCGCCGGCCAGCCGGTCGAGCTCGACGACGAGCCCTGCATGCTGTTCTCGTTCGCGGACCTCGAACCGCGCCGCCAGGCCGAGAACGAACTGCGCCACAGCGAAGAGCGCTTCGTCACCACCTTCCGCCTCGCGCCGGTGGCGATGGCGATCACCACGCGCGACGATCTCGCGCTGTGCGACACCAACGATGCCTTCCACCAGCTCAGCGGCTGGTCGAGCGACGAGGCGATGGGCCAGCGCATGGCCGCGCTGCGACTGTTCGAGGACGGCGGCTTTCTCAAGCACGCGTGCCAGGAACTGGAGGAGCGTCGCGATTTCCGTAGCGTGGATGCACGCGTCCGCACCAAGGAGGGCGCGATCACCGATTGCCTGATCTCGGCCGCCGCCATCCCGCTGCGCCGCGACACCTGCATCCTGTGGGTGGTGCAGGACATCCATGCCCGCCGCCACAACGAGCTGGAACTGATTGGCGCGATCGAGGCGGTGATGCAGGATACCAACTGGTTCAGCCGCTCGGTGGTCGAGAAGCTCGCCAATCTGCGCAACCCGCACGGGTCCACCCGCCCGGTCGAGACCAGCGAACTCACCCGCCGCGAGAAGGAAGTGCTCAGCCTGCTGTGCGAGGGCGGCGACGACGCCACCATCGCCCGCGAGATGGGCGTGTCGCGCAACACGCTGCGCAACCATGTCGCGCGGGTCTACGCCAAGATCGGGGTGAACCGCCGGGCCCAGGCGATCCTCTGGGCGCGCGAGCGCGGCTACCCGCTCCAGCGCCCGATAAAATGA